Proteins from one Triticum aestivum cultivar Chinese Spring chromosome 7A, IWGSC CS RefSeq v2.1, whole genome shotgun sequence genomic window:
- the LOC123149240 gene encoding cortical cell-delineating protein, whose product MAPSKLALFLALNLILLAAVQGCGPNCPPVVPTPPIRPPPVVPSTGGGSCPINTLKLGVCANVLNLLKLRIGVPANEQCCPLLGGLADLDAAVCLCTAIRANILGIKLDVPIDLTLLLNQCGKKCPANFTCPI is encoded by the coding sequence ATGGCGCCGTCTAAGCTCGCCCTCTTCCTCGCCCTGAACCTGATCCTCCTCGCCGCCGTACAGGGCTGCGGGCCCAACTGCCCGCCTGTCGTTCCTACCCCGCCGATCCGCCCACCGCCTGTCGTGCCATCGACTGGCGGGGGCAGCTGCCCGATCAACACGCTGAAGCTGGGCGTGTGCGCCAACGTGCTGAACCTGCTGAAGCTCAGGATCGGTGTGCCGGCGAACGAGCAGTGTTGCCCGCTCCTGGGCGGGCTCGCCGACCTCGACGCCGCTGTGTGCCTCTGCACCGCCATCAGGGCCAACATCCTCGGCATCAAGCTCGACGTCCCCATCGACCTGACCCTCCTCCTCAACCAGTGCGGCAAGAAGTGCCCCGCGAACTTCACCTGCCCCATCTGA